One stretch of Methylococcus capsulatus DNA includes these proteins:
- the recD gene encoding exodeoxyribonuclease V subunit alpha translates to MIAGESKHSSQHLLASGFARRCLRWANNPAESEVLERAAFLASFATTEGHVCTDLAELAEDFPQHGPESLRTLLLGSGVVGAPQGEPRPLVLDDEGRLYLYRYFDYERRLASALRRLARGRDRLAPPSEAVQEQLNALFPATAGGGPDWQKLAAALALLGRLTVISGGPGTGKTTTVVNLLAYLIVQNPDCRIALAAPTGKAAARMLDALRERAAHLPGFVRAKLPDAASTVHRLLGVIPGSGNFRHHAGNPLAVDVLVVDEASMLDLSLATKLVEAMPVSGRLVLLGDKDQLAAVEAGAVFAELSADPRLSPPVIEQLAALTQTDPAAIVTAAPVRPTPLEDCVVWFSRNYRFRSDSGIGRLAARVNSGEADAVIAELRTGGEDGVIWREAAAAAPDAGLIETLLAGYADYLNVMHSGDAAPEAAFAAYNRFRILCAVRDSPRGVDAINRLIAREWRRRLGLGADPRAEWYPGRPVMVLHNDYVLKLFNGDIGLVLAAPSGELRVHFPDAGGGFRAIPPSRLPEHETAFALTVHKSQGSEFDEVALLLPDRVSPVLTRELIYTGITRGKRTVSLIGAAPVLAEAIRRRTRRYSGLIARLKEIP, encoded by the coding sequence ATGATCGCCGGCGAGTCCAAGCACTCTTCTCAGCATCTGCTGGCCTCCGGCTTCGCCCGTCGTTGTCTGCGCTGGGCGAACAACCCAGCGGAGTCCGAGGTGCTGGAGCGAGCCGCTTTCCTGGCCAGTTTCGCCACCACCGAAGGCCATGTCTGTACCGATCTGGCCGAATTGGCCGAAGACTTCCCGCAGCACGGCCCAGAATCGTTGCGAACACTGCTGCTCGGTTCCGGTGTGGTCGGCGCGCCCCAGGGTGAACCCCGCCCGCTGGTTCTGGATGACGAAGGACGGCTCTATCTTTACCGCTATTTCGACTATGAGCGTCGCCTGGCATCTGCCTTGCGGCGGCTGGCGCGCGGCCGTGACAGGCTGGCGCCACCGTCGGAAGCGGTGCAGGAGCAGTTGAATGCTTTGTTTCCCGCCACAGCCGGCGGCGGCCCCGACTGGCAGAAGCTCGCCGCCGCCCTGGCCCTGCTAGGCCGGCTCACCGTCATCAGCGGCGGGCCGGGCACCGGCAAGACCACCACAGTGGTGAACCTGCTGGCTTATCTGATCGTCCAGAATCCGGACTGCCGCATCGCCCTGGCCGCGCCCACCGGCAAGGCCGCGGCCCGCATGCTGGATGCGTTGCGCGAGCGGGCGGCGCATCTGCCCGGGTTCGTCCGCGCGAAACTTCCGGACGCCGCCAGTACCGTTCACCGTCTGCTGGGCGTGATCCCCGGCAGCGGAAATTTTCGCCATCACGCCGGAAATCCTCTGGCCGTCGATGTACTGGTGGTCGACGAGGCTTCGATGCTCGACCTGAGCTTGGCTACCAAGCTGGTGGAGGCGATGCCTGTCAGCGGCCGACTCGTCCTGCTGGGCGACAAGGACCAGCTCGCTGCGGTGGAGGCGGGGGCGGTGTTTGCCGAACTCAGTGCCGATCCGAGGCTGTCGCCGCCGGTCATCGAACAGCTGGCCGCCCTGACCCAGACTGATCCGGCGGCCATCGTCACCGCTGCGCCCGTCCGTCCCACCCCGCTCGAGGATTGTGTGGTCTGGTTCAGCCGCAACTACCGTTTCCGCAGCGATTCCGGCATCGGACGGCTGGCGGCGCGGGTCAACTCGGGCGAAGCGGATGCGGTGATCGCGGAATTGCGGACCGGCGGGGAAGACGGAGTGATCTGGCGGGAGGCGGCGGCCGCAGCGCCCGACGCCGGCCTGATCGAGACCCTGCTGGCGGGTTATGCGGATTACCTGAATGTCATGCATTCCGGCGATGCGGCGCCAGAAGCCGCGTTCGCCGCCTACAACCGCTTCCGCATCCTGTGCGCGGTGCGGGACTCGCCGCGCGGGGTCGACGCAATCAACCGCCTGATCGCCCGCGAATGGCGCCGCCGCCTCGGCCTGGGGGCGGACCCTCGGGCCGAATGGTATCCCGGCCGGCCGGTCATGGTGCTGCACAACGACTACGTGTTGAAGCTGTTCAATGGCGATATCGGCCTCGTACTGGCGGCGCCATCCGGCGAACTGCGGGTGCATTTTCCCGATGCCGGCGGAGGATTCCGCGCCATTCCGCCGTCCCGTCTGCCCGAGCACGAGACCGCCTTCGCCCTGACCGTGCACAAGTCGCAAGGATCGGAATTCGACGAGGTGGCGTTGCTGTTGCCAGACCGTGTCTCGCCTGTACTCACCCGAGAGCTGATTTACACCGGCATCACCCGCGGAAAGCGTACCGTATCTCTCATCGGCGCTGCTCCCGTGCTGGCGGAGGCCATTCGCCGTCGCACCCGCCGCTATTCCGGCTTGATCGCCCGCCTGAAAGAGATTCCGTGA
- the prmB gene encoding 50S ribosomal protein L3 N(5)-glutamine methyltransferase: MKTNHPSVLETLTTVRDYIRWGATRFAEAGIFFGHGTGTALDEAAALVMHVIRQPHDMPSGYFSAVLTFEERERILHLVGRRIDERVPLAYLTHEAWFAGLKFYVDERVLVPRSPIAELIENQFQPWLVPDAVGDVLDLCTGSGCIAIACAQAFPQSRVDAVDLSGGALEVARMNVRAHGLEDTVRLVHSDLYQQLDGTRYDLIVSNPPYVNLQEWRELPPEYHAEPRLGLESGEDGLDCVRRILAGAADRLKPDGVLVVEVGSSAEALAALFPEVDFLWLDFEHGGEGVFLLTAAQVERHRKLFERSLGPETQAVGHSLQ; encoded by the coding sequence ATGAAAACGAACCATCCGTCCGTTCTCGAAACCTTGACCACGGTGCGCGACTATATCCGTTGGGGAGCGACGCGCTTCGCCGAAGCCGGCATATTTTTCGGCCATGGCACCGGGACGGCGCTGGATGAAGCCGCCGCCCTGGTCATGCACGTGATCCGCCAGCCGCACGACATGCCCTCGGGGTATTTCTCCGCGGTGCTGACGTTCGAGGAACGCGAGCGCATCCTGCACCTGGTCGGGCGCCGGATCGATGAGCGCGTGCCATTGGCCTATCTGACCCACGAAGCCTGGTTCGCCGGTCTCAAATTCTACGTGGACGAGCGGGTGCTGGTGCCGCGCTCTCCCATCGCCGAACTGATCGAAAACCAGTTCCAGCCCTGGCTGGTACCCGATGCGGTCGGCGACGTGCTCGACCTGTGCACCGGTAGCGGCTGCATCGCCATCGCCTGCGCCCAGGCTTTTCCCCAGTCGCGGGTGGACGCGGTGGACCTTTCCGGCGGCGCGCTGGAAGTGGCGCGGATGAACGTCCGCGCCCATGGGCTCGAAGATACCGTCCGGCTGGTGCATTCGGATTTGTATCAGCAGCTCGACGGGACCCGCTATGATCTGATCGTGAGCAATCCGCCTTACGTGAATCTGCAGGAATGGCGCGAACTGCCTCCGGAATACCATGCCGAACCCCGGCTCGGGCTGGAATCGGGGGAAGATGGCCTGGACTGCGTGCGCCGTATCCTCGCCGGCGCAGCGGACCGGCTCAAGCCCGACGGTGTCCTGGTGGTCGAAGTCGGTTCCAGTGCCGAAGCGCTGGCGGCGCTGTTTCCGGAGGTCGATTTCCTCTGGTTGGATTTCGAGCACGGTGGCGAGGGGGTGTTCCTGTTGACCGCGGCCCAGGTGGAAAGGCACAGGAAGCTGTTCGAGCGTTCGCTCGGCCCGGAAACCCAAGCGGTCGGCCACAGCCTCCAATAA
- the rplT gene encoding 50S ribosomal protein L20: MARVKRGVIARARHKKVLKQAKGYYGARSRVYRVAKQAVIKAGQYAYRDRRQRKRQFRALWITRINAGAREFGLSYSRFISGLKKASIEIDRKVLADLAVRDKDAFAELARIAQG; this comes from the coding sequence ATGGCACGAGTCAAGCGCGGAGTGATAGCGCGCGCCCGTCACAAGAAGGTCCTGAAGCAGGCCAAAGGTTATTACGGCGCCCGCAGCCGTGTTTACCGCGTCGCCAAACAGGCGGTCATCAAGGCGGGCCAATACGCCTACCGTGACCGCCGCCAGAGGAAGCGCCAGTTTCGCGCCCTGTGGATTACCCGCATCAATGCCGGCGCCCGCGAATTCGGCCTGTCCTACAGCCGTTTCATCAGCGGCCTGAAGAAGGCTTCCATCGAGATCGATCGCAAGGTCCTGGCCGACCTGGCCGTACGCGACAAGGACGCCTTCGCGGAGCTGGCCCGCATTGCCCAGGGCTGA
- the argC gene encoding N-acetyl-gamma-glutamyl-phosphate reductase produces MRSGKPIEVGIIGGTGYTGVELLRLLALHPGVRIRTVTSRTDAGKAVADLYPNLRGHVDAVFTDPEVENLSGCDVVFFATPNGIAMQSAPVLLEKGIVVIDLSADFRLKDADEWAHWYGQAHACPELLSEAVYGLPEVRRDAIRSARLIANPGCYPTAVQLGLLPLLENRLVAADRLIADVKSGVSGAGRKAEVPLLMSETGESFKAYAVAGHRHWPEIVQGLVEMAGEPVGLTFVPHLLPMIRGIHATLYAVPIDEPGDIQRLYEERYRDEPFVDVLPPGSHPDTRNVRGSNRCQIAVFELRGSGQIVVLAVIDNLVKGAAGQAVQNMNLRFGFEETTGLQAIGLYP; encoded by the coding sequence ATGAGGTCAGGCAAGCCGATCGAAGTCGGGATCATAGGCGGGACCGGTTACACTGGCGTGGAATTGTTGCGCCTGCTGGCGTTGCATCCCGGCGTGCGCATTCGCACCGTCACCTCCCGCACGGACGCCGGCAAGGCCGTTGCCGATCTCTATCCCAATCTCCGCGGCCACGTGGATGCCGTCTTCACCGATCCCGAGGTGGAGAATCTCAGCGGCTGCGACGTGGTGTTCTTCGCCACCCCCAACGGCATCGCCATGCAATCGGCGCCGGTATTGCTCGAAAAAGGCATCGTCGTCATCGACCTGTCGGCGGATTTCCGCCTCAAGGACGCGGACGAATGGGCGCATTGGTATGGGCAAGCGCATGCCTGTCCCGAGCTGCTGAGCGAGGCCGTCTACGGCCTGCCGGAAGTCCGTCGCGATGCGATCCGCTCGGCACGGCTGATCGCCAATCCGGGCTGTTATCCCACCGCCGTCCAGCTCGGCTTGCTGCCTTTGCTGGAAAACCGGCTGGTGGCGGCGGACCGGCTCATCGCCGACGTGAAATCGGGCGTCAGCGGCGCCGGCCGTAAGGCTGAGGTTCCACTGCTGATGAGCGAAACCGGCGAAAGCTTCAAGGCCTATGCGGTGGCGGGCCACCGGCATTGGCCGGAAATCGTGCAGGGTCTGGTGGAAATGGCGGGGGAGCCGGTCGGGCTGACCTTCGTGCCGCATCTCCTGCCGATGATCCGTGGCATTCATGCGACCCTCTATGCCGTGCCGATCGACGAGCCGGGCGACATCCAGCGGCTCTACGAGGAGCGCTACCGCGACGAGCCGTTCGTCGACGTGCTGCCGCCCGGCAGTCACCCCGACACGCGCAACGTGCGCGGCTCCAACCGCTGCCAGATCGCGGTGTTCGAACTCCGGGGGAGCGGCCAGATCGTGGTGCTGGCGGTGATCGACAACCTGGTCAAAGGCGCCGCGGGACAGGCGGTGCAGAACATGAACCTCAGGTTCGGTTTCGAGGAAACCACGGGTCTGCAAGCCATCGGCCTGTATCCATGA
- a CDS encoding integration host factor subunit alpha, whose translation MALTKADMVERLFSELGLNKRDAKELVDQFFEVIKASLESGRSVKLSGFGNFDLRDKRQRPGRNPKTGEEIPITARRVVTFKAGQKLKATVEALQESERCELDAERTEES comes from the coding sequence ATGGCGCTAACCAAAGCGGACATGGTCGAAAGGTTATTTTCCGAGCTTGGTCTGAACAAACGGGATGCCAAGGAACTGGTCGACCAGTTTTTCGAAGTCATCAAGGCTTCGCTGGAAAGTGGGCGTTCGGTGAAACTCTCCGGTTTCGGCAATTTCGATCTGCGCGATAAGCGGCAGAGGCCCGGCCGGAATCCGAAAACCGGCGAAGAAATCCCGATTACCGCGCGGCGCGTGGTGACCTTCAAAGCGGGCCAGAAACTCAAAGCCACGGTCGAAGCTCTTCAGGAATCGGAACGGTGTGAATTGGACGCCGAGCGGACCGAGGAATCCTGA
- the pheS gene encoding phenylalanine--tRNA ligase subunit alpha, producing the protein MNSSPESTLEQAARLLAEAGNVAELDQVRVRYLGKKGEFTEQMKKLGALSPEDRKEFGQRINRARDEFQRLLDRRKAALESEALARRLASETIDVTLPGRGLRPGGLHPVTLTLRRITQMFRSVGFSVVEGPEIEDDFHNFEALNIPAHHPARAMHDTFYFSEHMLLRTHTSPVQIRVMESGRPPLRVIAPGRVYRCDSDLTHTPMFHQVEGFWVDENVSFADLKGTLYEFLTGFFEKDCAVRFRPSYFPFTEPSAEVDIECVICDGQGCRVCKHSGWLEVMGCGMIHPRVFEAVGIDPERYSGFAFGLGVERLTMLRYGINDLRLFFENDLKFLRQFKPF; encoded by the coding sequence GTGAATTCGTCGCCCGAGTCCACCCTGGAACAAGCCGCGCGCCTGTTGGCCGAGGCCGGAAACGTCGCCGAGCTGGACCAGGTCCGGGTGCGGTATTTGGGCAAGAAGGGCGAGTTCACCGAGCAGATGAAGAAGCTCGGGGCGTTGTCGCCGGAGGACCGCAAGGAATTCGGCCAGCGTATCAACCGGGCGCGCGATGAGTTCCAGAGGCTGCTGGACCGGCGCAAGGCGGCGCTGGAATCCGAGGCTCTGGCTCGACGTCTGGCCAGCGAAACCATCGACGTCACACTTCCAGGCCGTGGCCTGCGGCCCGGGGGACTGCATCCTGTCACCCTGACCTTGCGCCGCATCACCCAGATGTTCCGCAGCGTGGGTTTTTCGGTGGTCGAAGGTCCGGAAATCGAGGACGATTTCCACAATTTCGAGGCGCTGAACATCCCGGCCCATCACCCGGCCCGCGCCATGCACGACACGTTTTATTTCAGCGAGCACATGCTGCTTCGCACCCACACCTCGCCGGTGCAGATTCGCGTCATGGAATCGGGACGGCCGCCGCTGCGGGTCATCGCGCCCGGCCGGGTATACCGCTGCGATTCCGACCTCACCCATACCCCGATGTTCCATCAGGTCGAGGGTTTCTGGGTGGACGAGAATGTCAGCTTCGCCGATCTGAAGGGGACGCTGTACGAATTCCTGACCGGTTTTTTCGAGAAAGACTGCGCGGTGCGGTTCCGTCCGTCATACTTTCCGTTCACGGAGCCTTCGGCGGAAGTCGACATCGAATGCGTGATCTGCGACGGCCAGGGCTGCCGGGTGTGCAAGCATAGTGGCTGGCTCGAAGTGATGGGGTGCGGCATGATCCACCCCCGCGTGTTCGAGGCGGTCGGCATCGATCCGGAGCGCTACAGCGGCTTCGCGTTCGGGCTTGGGGTCGAGCGCCTGACCATGCTGCGCTACGGCATCAACGATCTGCGCCTGTTCTTCGAAAACGACCTCAAATTCCTGCGGCAGTTCAAGCCGTTCTGA
- the rpmI gene encoding 50S ribosomal protein L35, protein MPKIKTNRGAAKRFKRTGSGGFKCVQSHRRHILTKKSTKRKRQLRRPDMVHPSDVRAVARMLPYT, encoded by the coding sequence ATGCCCAAGATCAAAACCAATCGCGGCGCAGCCAAGCGCTTCAAGCGGACCGGTTCCGGCGGCTTCAAGTGTGTGCAGTCGCACCGCCGCCACATCCTGACCAAGAAGTCCACCAAGCGCAAGCGCCAACTGCGCAGGCCGGACATGGTGCATCCGTCCGACGTGCGTGCAGTGGCGCGCATGCTGCCGTATACCTGA
- the thrS gene encoding threonine--tRNA ligase, with translation MPVVTLPDGSRREFDHPVTLLQVAESIGPGLARAALAGRVNGRLVDLSYRIEADAQVALVTARDADGVEVIRHSTAHLLAQAVKALYPKAQVTIGPVIQDGFYYDFSYERPFTPEDLEAIEAKMHELAAQALPVERRTMSREEAIAYFHSLGEDYKARIIEAIPAGEVISLYSQGDFTDLCRGPHVPDTGRLKAFKLMKIAGAYWRGDSRNEMLQRIYGTAWGDKKELAAYLQRLEEAERRDHRKLGKALDLFHMQEEAPGMVFWHPKGWTLWQEIEQYMRRVFRDNGYQEIRTPLVVARTLWERSGHWEKFSDEMFTTASEERDYAIKPMNCPCHVQVYNQGLKSYRDLPLRLAEFGSCHRNELSGTLHGLMRVRGFTQDDAHIFCTEEQIQDEVSRFIDLLFKVYTDFGFSEVQIKLSTRPEKRVGSDEVWTKAEHALETALNAKGLDWDLQPGEGAFYGPKIEFSLKDCLDRVWQCGTIQVDFSMPARLGATYVAEDGARRVPVMLHRAILGSMERFVGILTEHYAGHFPLWLAPVQAVVLNITDRQADYTREVAQEFVSKGFRVIADLRNEKVGFKIREHSMQRVPYLLIVGDKEVEAGSVSLRTQDGKDHGSFGIGDLVAKFTEETMKRAVSH, from the coding sequence ATGCCCGTCGTTACCTTGCCCGACGGTTCTCGCCGGGAATTCGATCATCCCGTCACCCTCCTGCAGGTGGCCGAGTCCATCGGGCCGGGCCTTGCCAGGGCCGCGCTGGCCGGGCGGGTGAATGGCCGGCTCGTCGATCTCTCCTATCGCATTGAAGCCGATGCCCAGGTTGCGTTGGTCACCGCGCGCGATGCCGACGGCGTTGAAGTCATCCGCCATTCCACCGCCCATCTGCTGGCCCAGGCCGTCAAGGCGCTCTATCCCAAGGCCCAGGTGACCATCGGCCCGGTCATTCAGGACGGTTTTTATTACGATTTTTCCTACGAACGTCCTTTCACGCCGGAGGACCTGGAGGCGATCGAGGCCAAAATGCATGAGCTGGCGGCCCAGGCGCTGCCGGTCGAGCGCAGGACCATGTCCCGCGAGGAAGCCATCGCCTATTTCCACAGTCTGGGCGAAGATTACAAGGCCCGGATCATCGAGGCGATCCCGGCGGGCGAGGTGATTTCGCTGTATTCCCAGGGTGATTTCACCGATTTGTGCCGCGGCCCGCACGTGCCGGACACCGGCCGGCTCAAAGCCTTCAAGTTGATGAAGATCGCCGGCGCCTACTGGCGCGGCGACTCGCGCAATGAAATGCTGCAGCGCATCTACGGCACGGCCTGGGGAGACAAGAAAGAACTCGCCGCCTACCTGCAGCGGCTGGAAGAGGCGGAACGGCGCGATCACCGCAAACTCGGCAAGGCGCTGGATCTGTTCCACATGCAGGAGGAGGCCCCCGGCATGGTGTTCTGGCATCCCAAGGGCTGGACCCTGTGGCAGGAGATCGAGCAGTACATGCGGCGGGTCTTCCGTGACAACGGCTACCAGGAAATCCGTACGCCGCTGGTGGTGGCCAGGACTTTGTGGGAGCGCTCCGGCCACTGGGAAAAATTTTCGGACGAGATGTTCACCACGGCGTCGGAAGAGCGCGACTATGCCATCAAGCCGATGAATTGTCCCTGCCACGTGCAGGTCTACAACCAGGGCTTGAAGAGCTATCGCGATCTGCCATTGCGGTTGGCCGAGTTCGGTTCCTGTCATCGCAATGAGCTTTCCGGCACCTTGCACGGACTGATGCGGGTACGTGGTTTCACTCAGGACGATGCGCACATTTTCTGCACCGAGGAGCAGATCCAGGATGAGGTGTCGCGCTTCATCGACCTGTTGTTCAAGGTGTATACCGATTTCGGTTTCAGCGAGGTTCAGATCAAGCTGTCCACCCGGCCGGAAAAGCGGGTCGGTTCAGACGAGGTCTGGACCAAGGCCGAGCATGCGCTGGAAACGGCACTGAACGCCAAGGGCCTGGACTGGGATCTGCAACCCGGCGAGGGCGCGTTCTACGGTCCCAAGATCGAGTTTTCACTGAAGGACTGTCTGGACCGCGTCTGGCAGTGCGGCACCATTCAGGTGGATTTTTCCATGCCGGCCCGGCTTGGAGCGACCTACGTCGCCGAGGACGGCGCGCGCCGTGTGCCGGTCATGCTGCACCGGGCGATTCTCGGTTCCATGGAGCGGTTTGTCGGAATTCTGACAGAACACTATGCCGGGCACTTTCCTTTGTGGCTGGCGCCGGTGCAGGCGGTGGTGCTCAACATCACCGACCGCCAGGCCGATTACACCCGGGAAGTGGCACAAGAGTTTGTCTCTAAAGGATTTAGAGTCATCGCCGACTTGAGAAATGAGAAGGTCGGCTTTAAAATCCGCGAACATTCCATGCAGCGGGTACCTTATTTGCTTATCGTTGGCGATAAGGAGGTCGAAGCGGGAAGCGTCAGCTTGCGGACGCAAGACGGTAAGGATCACGGCAGTTTCGGGATAGGTGATCTGGTGGCGAAGTTCACCGAGGAAACGATGAAGCGCGCCGTGAGTCATTAA
- the infC gene encoding translation initiation factor IF-3: protein MGADGQQLGIVSSREARQIAYDADLDLVEISPGSDPPVCRIMNYGKYRFEQNKKLQASKKKQKLIQIKEIKFRPGTDEGDYQVKLRSLIRFLNDGDKAKITVRFRGRELAHRELGMDLLKRIETDLEEYASVEQFPKLEGRQMSMTLAPKKKKA from the coding sequence ATAGGCGCGGATGGACAACAGCTCGGGATAGTTTCTTCGCGAGAGGCCAGACAGATCGCCTACGATGCCGATCTGGATCTGGTCGAGATCTCGCCCGGTTCGGATCCGCCGGTGTGCCGGATCATGAACTACGGCAAGTATCGGTTCGAACAGAACAAGAAGCTTCAGGCTTCCAAGAAGAAGCAGAAGCTGATCCAGATCAAGGAAATCAAATTTCGTCCGGGTACGGACGAAGGCGACTACCAGGTCAAGCTGCGCAGTCTCATTCGCTTTCTGAATGACGGCGACAAGGCCAAGATCACCGTGCGGTTCCGCGGGCGCGAACTGGCGCACCGCGAACTCGGTATGGACCTCTTGAAACGGATCGAAACGGATCTGGAAGAATACGCGTCGGTGGAACAGTTCCCGAAACTGGAGGGGCGTCAGATGAGTATGACGCTGGCCCCCAAGAAGAAAAAGGCTTAG
- the pheT gene encoding phenylalanine--tRNA ligase subunit beta has translation MRLSEAWLRQYVNPVVDTAGLVHQLTMAGLEVDGAEPVAADFSGVVVARILEAAPHPEADRLQICRVDAGLGEHLQIVCGAANARAGLVAPLAMEGAVLPGPLKIKRSRLRGVESFGMLCSAKELGLEDNASGLLELPADAPVGADIRDYLQLDDKILEIDLTPNRADCLSVEGIAREVALINRLPFQCVDAGTVAVGSQRRLVVHLDAPEACPRYLGRVIAGIDARAQTPLWLKERLRRSGLRSLGPAVDVTNYVLLELGQPLHAFDLARLSGDIHVRQARAGELLKLLNGEEITLSSDVLVIADEEKALALAGIMGGEQSAVGDATTDLFLECAFFAPALIMGKARRYGLATDSSHRFERGVDPALQRRAIERATALLLEIAGGEAGPVIETVREDLLPLRAPVRLREQRIGQLLGLSLARGEIADILTRLGMSVEEDEQGWTVTPPSFRFDLALEADLIEEIGRVYGYDDIPRRRPAVASEMQPASETVLGLDRVKDLLADRGYQEVITYSFVSADMQRRIDPEIEPETLLNPISADLAVMRTSLWTGLLDCAQKNLSRQQERVRIFETGLKFVRHGGLLEQRGTLAGLVLGPVLDEQWGEKSRRADFFDVKSDVEAILGLTGKSSVRFRPAIHHALHPGQSAEILIGDTGAGWLGMLHPQIERELGFEQPVFLFEIDAGALLQRDLPRFAPLSRFPQVRRDLALVVARDLPAADLLEAVAASGGPLVRDTVLFDVYLGTGVEAGKKSMALGVTLQDAEDTLTDDRVDEVMGRIVARLAADFGAKLRE, from the coding sequence ATGCGCCTGAGCGAAGCCTGGTTACGTCAATACGTCAATCCCGTGGTCGACACGGCCGGGCTGGTCCACCAGCTGACCATGGCGGGCCTCGAAGTCGATGGCGCCGAACCCGTGGCGGCCGATTTCAGCGGAGTGGTGGTGGCGCGAATCCTGGAAGCGGCCCCGCATCCCGAAGCCGACCGCCTGCAGATCTGCCGGGTCGACGCCGGCCTCGGCGAGCATCTCCAGATCGTCTGCGGAGCGGCCAATGCTCGTGCCGGCCTGGTGGCGCCTTTGGCGATGGAAGGCGCGGTATTGCCTGGCCCTTTGAAGATCAAGCGTTCCCGCCTGCGTGGCGTCGAATCCTTCGGCATGCTGTGCTCGGCCAAGGAGCTTGGTCTCGAAGACAACGCATCCGGTTTGCTGGAGCTACCCGCCGATGCACCGGTCGGTGCCGACATCCGCGATTATCTGCAGCTCGATGACAAGATTCTGGAAATCGATCTGACTCCCAACCGCGCCGACTGCCTGAGCGTGGAGGGCATCGCCCGTGAAGTGGCGCTGATCAACCGGTTGCCGTTCCAATGTGTCGACGCGGGGACCGTCGCCGTCGGCAGCCAGCGGCGGTTGGTCGTCCATCTGGACGCGCCTGAGGCCTGTCCGCGCTATCTCGGCCGGGTCATCGCCGGCATCGACGCCCGGGCCCAGACCCCGCTGTGGCTGAAGGAGCGCCTGCGCCGCAGTGGGCTGCGCAGTCTGGGGCCGGCGGTCGACGTCACCAATTACGTGCTGCTCGAGCTGGGCCAGCCTCTGCATGCCTTTGACCTGGCGAGGCTCTCCGGCGACATCCATGTGCGGCAGGCCCGCGCAGGCGAACTTTTGAAATTGCTGAACGGGGAAGAAATCACCCTGTCTTCCGATGTGCTGGTCATCGCTGACGAAGAAAAAGCCCTGGCGCTGGCCGGTATCATGGGTGGGGAACAGAGCGCGGTGGGGGATGCCACCACCGACCTCTTCCTGGAGTGCGCATTCTTTGCGCCCGCCCTGATCATGGGCAAGGCGCGCCGGTACGGTCTGGCGACCGATTCTTCCCACCGTTTCGAGCGGGGCGTCGATCCAGCGTTGCAGCGGCGGGCGATCGAGCGGGCGACCGCGCTGTTGCTGGAGATCGCCGGCGGCGAAGCCGGCCCGGTCATCGAGACGGTGCGTGAGGATCTTTTGCCACTCCGGGCGCCGGTCCGCCTGCGTGAGCAGCGCATCGGGCAACTGCTCGGCCTGAGCCTGGCGCGGGGCGAGATCGCCGACATCCTCACCCGCCTCGGTATGAGCGTCGAAGAGGACGAGCAGGGCTGGACGGTCACGCCGCCGAGCTTCCGCTTCGACCTCGCTCTGGAGGCCGACCTCATCGAGGAAATCGGCCGCGTCTACGGTTACGACGACATCCCCCGGCGCCGCCCCGCCGTGGCTTCGGAGATGCAGCCGGCGTCGGAAACGGTGCTCGGGCTGGATCGGGTGAAGGACCTGCTGGCCGATCGCGGTTACCAGGAGGTCATCACCTACAGTTTCGTGTCCGCCGACATGCAGCGGCGGATCGATCCGGAAATCGAGCCAGAAACCCTGCTGAATCCGATTTCCGCCGATCTGGCGGTGATGCGGACCAGTCTCTGGACAGGCTTGCTGGACTGCGCGCAGAAAAACCTGAGCCGCCAGCAGGAACGGGTGCGTATCTTCGAGACTGGGCTGAAATTCGTAAGGCATGGCGGGTTGCTCGAACAGCGCGGCACTCTGGCCGGCCTCGTCCTGGGTCCAGTCCTGGACGAACAATGGGGAGAGAAATCCCGGCGGGCGGACTTTTTCGACGTGAAATCAGACGTCGAGGCTATACTGGGCCTGACCGGCAAGAGCTCGGTTCGCTTTCGTCCGGCGATCCATCACGCCCTGCATCCCGGCCAGAGTGCCGAAATCCTGATCGGTGATACCGGCGCCGGCTGGCTGGGTATGCTGCATCCGCAAATCGAGCGCGAGCTCGGATTCGAACAACCCGTCTTTCTGTTCGAAATAGACGCTGGGGCGCTGCTGCAACGCGATCTGCCGCGGTTCGCGCCCTTGTCCCGCTTTCCCCAGGTGCGGCGTGATCTGGCGCTGGTCGTGGCGCGGGACCTGCCGGCAGCGGATCTGCTGGAAGCCGTCGCCGCGAGCGGCGGGCCCCTGGTTCGGGACACGGTGCTGTTCGACGTTTACTTGGGAACAGGCGTGGAAGCCGGCAAGAAGAGCATGGCGCTCGGCGTCACCCTGCAGGATGCGGAGGACACATTGACCGACGACCGGGTGGACGAGGTCATGGGCCGGATCGTGGCTCGGTTGGCGGCTGATTTTGGTGCGAAATTGAGAGAATGA